The proteins below are encoded in one region of Silene latifolia isolate original U9 population chromosome 2, ASM4854445v1, whole genome shotgun sequence:
- the LOC141631051 gene encoding UDP-glycosyltransferase 91D1-like yields MASENTKMLHIVMFPWLAFGHLLPFFHLSKYLASKGHHISFLSASRNLQRLPKIPHNLLPQLTLVPLPLPLVPGLPPTAAATTDTPSGKIPLLRKAYRGLQEHVFRFLEDSSRVDWIVHDLNPWIGSIADRFGIKKAFFITTNAWTISVVASPLDSLDEEGFFNNRPCIGGDDIDDNLLCRLRQAKKSLGNIDEVSEETGASIKNTDVILIRGCVELEAESLQLLETLQKKPVVPTGLMPVSHDDDHDSDTWQTIKGWLDKHRERSVLYVALGSEVSPRQDQITELAFGLELSGLSFFWALRRAEGSSVEIPDGFQERIQGRGLVWTKWAPQSRILAHDSVGAFLTHCGCSSVIEGVQFGRPLIMLPFVLDQVLNARILKEKQIGVEIEKAENDGSINRRSVAELVRLVVEDEAGSIYRAEVVKMSRVVADIGLQTQYFDKLEEFLRNNGPGPAHLSRNKIKLLVD; encoded by the exons ATGGCGTCCGAAAACACGAAAATGTTACACATTGTTATGTTTCCATGGTTGGCATTTGGTCACTTGCTCCCCTTTTTCCACCTCTCAAAATACTTGGCTTCAAAGGGACATCATATTTCCTTTCTTTCTGCTTCTCGTAACCTCCAGCGTCTCCCGAAAATCCCTCACAATCTTCTCCCCCAACTGACTCTCGTCCCTCTCCCGCTTCCCCTCGTGCCAGGCTTACCGCCAACGGCTGCAGCCACCACAGATACACCCTCCGGCAAGATCCCTCTCCTTCGAAAAGCTTACCGTGGTCTTCAAGAACACGTATTCAGGTTTTTAGAAGATTCTTCTCGGGTTGATTGGATTGTACATGACTTAAACCCATGGATTGGTTCGATTGCAGATAGATTTGGGATTAAAAAAGCCTTCTTTATCACCACCAATGCATGGACGATTTCAGTAGTTGCGTCACCACTTGACAGTCTCGATGAAGAAGGCTTTTTTAATAATCGTCCATGCATTGGTGGTGATGATATAGACGACAATCTCCTTTGTCGTCTCCGTCAGGCAAAAAAGAGTCTTGGAAACATCGATGAAGTTTCAGAGGAAACAGGAGCTTCAATCAAAAACACTGACGTAATCCTGATACGTGGATGCGTGGAGTTGGAAGCCGAGTCTTTGCAACTGCTTGAAACGCTTCAGAAGAAGCCTGTTGTCCCTACAGGTTTGATGCCGGTTTCCCATGATGACGACCATGACAGCGACACATGGCAGACAATAAAAGGATGGCTAGACAAGCACAGAGAAAGATCAGTACTGTACGTGGCCTTGGGAAGTGAG GTATCACCGAGGCAAGATCAAATCACTGAGTTAGCCTTCGGTCTAGAGCTATCCGGGTTGTCCTTCTTCTGGGCCTTAAGGAGAGCAGAAGGTAGCTCAGTGGAAATACCAGACGGGTTCCAGGAGCGTATCCAGGGACGCGGGTTGGTTTGGACTAAATGGGCTCCGCAAAGCAGGATACTGGCACATGATTCAGTAGGAGCGTTTTTGACGCACTGTGGTTGTAGTTCGGTAATTGAAGGGGTTCAGTTCGGAAGGCCGCTGATAATGCTACCATTTGTGTTAGACCAGGTGTTAAATGCCAGAATCCTGAAGGAGAAGCAGATTGGTGTTGAAATAGAGAAGGCTGAAAACGATGGGTCGATTAATAGACGGTCAGTAGCGGAGTTAGTGAGATTGGTAGTCGAGGATGAAGCCGGTAGTATATATAGAGCAGAGGTTGTGAAAATGAGTCGAGTAGTTGCTGATATAGGCTTACAAACCCAGTATTTTGACAAATTAGAGGAGTTTCTGAGGAACAATGGGCCTGGGCCTGCTCATTTGTCCAGGAACAAAATTAAGTTACTTGTCGATTGA
- the LOC141641600 gene encoding uncharacterized protein LOC141641600: MATRKYMLWMGEELSYRSCQSKRYITKVMFMCAVSRPIYSADGECLFDGKIGMFPFTNQVPAARASRNRPRGTLETKPIESITKVVIKECLIQQVIPAIKRVWPEGLSKHIYIQQDNARPHIKNDDPEFMAAANSDGFHIELVFQPPNSPDLNSKTVDDLVNEVMQAFVDYSPSKLNNIFLSLQAVMVVIMKCKGHNNFSLPHMGKGHLAAIGMLPRNLEANVELVRECIEYLQGIGKTDGLEYLMNELGYNVKGIVDQLNGM, from the exons ATGGCAACGAGAAAGTATATGTTGTGGATGGGGGAGGAGCTGTCATATAGAAGTTGCCAATCAAAGAGGTACATTACAAAAGTTATGTTCATGTGTGCAGTGAGCAGGCCAATATATTCAGCTGATGGGGAATGTCTATTTGATGGTAAAATAGGCATGTTTCCATTCACAAACCAAGTTCCAGCAGCAAGGGCAAGCAGAAATAGGCCTAGGGGTACTTTAGAGACTAAGCCAATTGAGTCTATCACAAAAGTGGTCATCAAAGAATGCTTAATACAACAAGTCATTCCAGCAATTAAGAGGGTTTGGCCAGAAGGTTTAAGCAAACACATATACATACAACAAGACAATGCAAGGCCTCATATCAAGAATGATGATCCTGAGTTTATGGCAGCTGCAAACTCAGATGGATTTCACATTGAGTTGGTATTTCAGCCACCTAACTCACCAGACCTCAACT CAAAGACAGTGGATGATTTAGTTAATGAGGTAATGCAAGCATTTGTTGATTATAGTCCAAGTAAACTGAATAATATATTCCTATCATTACAAGCAGTAATGGTTGTGATTATGAAATGCAAGGGTCATAACAATTTCTCTCTTCCACATATGGGGAAGGGGCATCTGGCTGCCATTGGTATGTTACCAAGGAATTTAGAGGCCAATGTGGAGTTGGTCAGGGAATGCATTGAGTATTTGCAAGGTATTGGTAAAACAGATGGATTAGAATATCTTATGAACGAACTAGGTTACAATGTTAAAGGTATAGTTGATCAGCTAAATGGAATGTAA
- the LOC141643324 gene encoding KH domain-containing protein HEN4-like isoform X2 produces MPKNKEVRQIQEKENQVQFRVVCNIHIVGGLIGSNGTVIKYLEESTSSKISVNAFGPAGSDRIVHVVGDHSLTRTILVDGVKIKVSPAQDALVRVFDRMLEVDAEEGGGGGVVKCRLVVGPSMVGAVFGKAGKRINNICRETNAYIKVRPLASPPPGSSDSDQLVQITGGSIPVKKALVVISRFLQQKAIEIQRGAPEATSSQFLDRSMKMDTRNAHVDNTANGGVVAKVVFKLICPYHSAGGVIGYKGKKVKMIEEETKAAIFFSAADTGCERVVTISAFENRESQYSIAQNATVRVFNELVSSEEGNTVTARLLIPPYQADWLSDGEVSVMSTIHNANSATLKVVKLDNLPAGATVDEKVLQIDGDYPNVQIALFQVTWVLRERVFNASLPKDSLPLLPHNLFNKLSQGNKISSVTSKMHECKVSTNTNGSIPPMLPHSQFSAGSSLTTRTGSAGNSATVNDGFDFGSGKKSFTVTNTKVEIAVRKDVFSAVFGEDGSNLHRLRVISNAKVEVRDPSSTGNDGMVIISGTRDQTLVAQSLLQAFLMSA; encoded by the exons ATGCCGAAAAACAAAGAAGTAAGACAGATCCAAGAAAAAGAAAACCAAGTACAATTCCGAGTCGTATGCAACATTCACATCGTCGGCGGACTCATCGGCTCCAACGGCACCGTCATTAAATATCTCGAAGAATCCACCTCTTCCAAAATCAGCGTCAACGCCTTCGGACCCGCCGGCTCCGACCGGATTGTCCACGTCGTCGGAGACCACTCGCTGACTCGAACCATTCTCGTTGACGGCGTTAAAATTAAGGTGTCCCCGGCCCAGGATGCGCTGGTTAGGGTCTTCGACCGTATGCTAGAGGTCGATGCAGAGgaaggaggtggaggtggagtTGTTAAGTGTCGCCTTGTGGTGGGCCCGAGTATGGTGGGTGCTGTTTTTGGTAAAGCTGGTAAGAGGATTAATAACATTTGTCGGGAGACCAACGCTTATATTAAGGTTAGGCCACTAGCTTCGCCTCCGCCTGGTTCGTCTGATTCAGACCAATTGGTTCAG ATCACTGGTGGCAGTATACCTGTGAAGAAAGCACTGGTGGTTATTTCACGATTTCTTCAGCAGAAAGCAATAGAAATCCAAAGAGGAGCTCCTGAAGCAACATCCTCTCAGTTTCTGGACCGAAGCATGAAAATGGACACACGCAATGCACATGTGGACAATACCGCTAATGGAGGAGTAGTAGCTAAAGTGGTCTTCAAGCTTATATGTCCCTATCACTCAGCTGGTGGTGTAATAGGATATAAAGGAAAAAAAGTAAAGATGATCGAGGAAGAGACTAAAGCTGCTATATTCTTTTCTGCTGCTGATACTGGCTGTGAGCGTGTTGTCACCATATCCGCTTTTGAG AACAGGGAATCACAATACTCTATTGCACAAAATGCTACTGTTCGCGTTTTTAATGAATTGGTCTCATCAGAGGAGGGTAATACAGTGACCGCAAGACTATTAATCCCCCCATATCAAGCTGATTGGCTTAGTGATGGAGAGGTCTCAGTCATGTCAACTATACATAATGCCAATAGCGCTACCTTAAAAGTTGTGAAACTTGATAATTTGCCTGCCGGTGCCACTGTTGATGAGAAAGTCCTCCAG ATAGATGGTGATTATCCTAATGTACAAATTGCGCTGTTTCAAGTTACTTGGGTATTGAGAGAGAGAGTTTTCAATGCATCTTTGCCGAAAGACAGTTTGCCTCTTCTCCCACATAATCTCTTTAATAAGCTTTCTCAAGGGAACAAGATTTCTTCAGTAACAAGCAAGATGCACGAGTGCAAGGTTTCTACGAACACTAATGGTTCTATACCACCTATGCTCCCCCATTCGCAG TTTTCTGCTGGATCCAGCTTGACGACAAGAACGGGTAGTGCTGGCAATTCAGCAACTGTTAATGATGGTTTTGATTTTGGCAG TGGCAAGAAATCTTTTACAGTGACCAATACAAAAGTGGAGATTGCAGTTCGTAAAGACGTGTTTAGTGCCGTCTTTGGTGAAGATGGTAGCAATTTACATCGTCTACGAGTG ATATCAAACGCAAAAGTAGAAGTGCGGGATCCTAGCTCAACCGGAAATGACGGAATGGTGATTATTTCCGGGACACGTGATCAGACCTTGGTTGCTCAGAGCCTTCTACAAGCCTTTCTAATGTCTGCTTAA
- the LOC141643324 gene encoding KH domain-containing protein HEN4-like isoform X1, protein MLRKIQERETQVQFRLICNTHIVGGLIGPKGTIIDSLRQATSSKISVNVAGPTALDRIVCVIGDHSLTRTILVHGAQVKVSPAQDALVRVFDRMLEVEQEEKQGGGCGGGGGGEVVKCRLVVGPGMAGAVFGRGGHRINKVCRETNAYIKIWPLASPPPGSSHSDELVQITGGSIPVKKALVVISRFLQQKAIEIQRGAPEATSSQFLDRSMKMDTRNAHVDNTANGGVVAKVVFKLICPYHSAGGVIGYKGKKVKMIEEETKAAIFFSAADTGCERVVTISAFENRESQYSIAQNATVRVFNELVSSEEGNTVTARLLIPPYQADWLSDGEVSVMSTIHNANSATLKVVKLDNLPAGATVDEKVLQIDGDYPNVQIALFQVTWVLRERVFNASLPKDSLPLLPHNLFNKLSQGNKISSVTSKMHECKVSTNTNGSIPPMLPHSQFSAGSSLTTRTGSAGNSATVNDGFDFGSGKKSFTVTNTKVEIAVRKDVFSAVFGEDGSNLHRLRVISNAKVEVRDPSSTGNDGMVIISGTRDQTLVAQSLLQAFLMSA, encoded by the exons ATGCTGAGAAAGATCCAAGAAAGAGAAACCCAAGTACAATTCCGACTCATATGCAACACCCACATCGTCGGCGGACTCATCGGCCCCAAAGGCACCATCATTGACTCACTCCGACAAGCCACTTCTTCCAAAATCTCCGTCAACGTCGCTGGACCCACCGCCCTCGACCGTATTGTCTGCGTCATTGGGGACCACTCACTCACCCGAACCATCCTCGTCCACGGCGCCCAAGTTAAGGTCTCCCCGGCCCAGGATGCGCTCGTTAGGGTCTTCGACCGTATGCTCGAGGTCGAACAAGAAGAAAAACAAggaggtggctgtggtggtggtggtggaggagaAGTTGTTAAGTGTCGGCTTGTCGTGGGCCCGGGTATGGCGGGTGCTGTTTTTGGTAGAGGTGGTCACAGGATTAATAAGGTTTGTCGGGAGACCAACGCTTATATTAAGATTTGGCCACTAGCTTCGCCTCCGCCTGGTTCGTCTCATTCAGACGAATTGGTTCAG ATCACTGGTGGCAGTATACCTGTGAAGAAAGCACTGGTGGTTATTTCACGATTTCTTCAGCAGAAAGCAATAGAAATCCAAAGAGGAGCTCCTGAAGCAACATCCTCTCAGTTTCTGGACCGAAGCATGAAAATGGACACACGCAATGCACATGTGGACAATACCGCTAATGGAGGAGTAGTAGCTAAAGTGGTCTTCAAGCTTATATGTCCCTATCACTCAGCTGGTGGTGTAATAGGATATAAAGGAAAAAAAGTAAAGATGATCGAGGAAGAGACTAAAGCTGCTATATTCTTTTCTGCTGCTGATACTGGCTGTGAGCGTGTTGTCACCATATCCGCTTTTGAG AACAGGGAATCACAATACTCTATTGCACAAAATGCTACTGTTCGCGTTTTTAATGAATTGGTCTCATCAGAGGAGGGTAATACAGTGACCGCAAGACTATTAATCCCCCCATATCAAGCTGATTGGCTTAGTGATGGAGAGGTCTCAGTCATGTCAACTATACATAATGCCAATAGCGCTACCTTAAAAGTTGTGAAACTTGATAATTTGCCTGCCGGTGCCACTGTTGATGAGAAAGTCCTCCAG ATAGATGGTGATTATCCTAATGTACAAATTGCGCTGTTTCAAGTTACTTGGGTATTGAGAGAGAGAGTTTTCAATGCATCTTTGCCGAAAGACAGTTTGCCTCTTCTCCCACATAATCTCTTTAATAAGCTTTCTCAAGGGAACAAGATTTCTTCAGTAACAAGCAAGATGCACGAGTGCAAGGTTTCTACGAACACTAATGGTTCTATACCACCTATGCTCCCCCATTCGCAG TTTTCTGCTGGATCCAGCTTGACGACAAGAACGGGTAGTGCTGGCAATTCAGCAACTGTTAATGATGGTTTTGATTTTGGCAG TGGCAAGAAATCTTTTACAGTGACCAATACAAAAGTGGAGATTGCAGTTCGTAAAGACGTGTTTAGTGCCGTCTTTGGTGAAGATGGTAGCAATTTACATCGTCTACGAGTG ATATCAAACGCAAAAGTAGAAGTGCGGGATCCTAGCTCAACCGGAAATGACGGAATGGTGATTATTTCCGGGACACGTGATCAGACCTTGGTTGCTCAGAGCCTTCTACAAGCCTTTCTAATGTCTGCTTAA
- the LOC141641601 gene encoding UDP-glycosyltransferase 91D1-like, which yields MASENTKMLHIVMFPWLAFGHLLPFFHLSKYLASKGHHISFLSASRNLQRLPKIPHNLLPQLTLVPLPLPLVPGLPPTAAATTDTPSGKIPLLRKAYRGLQEHVFRFLEDSSRVDWIVHDLNPWIGSIADRFGIKKAFFITTNAWTISVVASPLDSLDEEGFFNNRPCIGGDDIDDNLLCRLRQAKKSLGNIDEVSEETGASIKNTDVILIRGCVELEAESLQLLETLQKKPVVPTGLMPVSHDDDHDSDTWQTIKGWLDKHRERSVLYVALGSETIYEKYVSPNLIKVSPRQDQITELAFGLELSGLSFFWALRRAEGSSVEIPDGFQERIQGRGLVWTKWAPQSRILAHDSVGAFLTHCGCSSVIEGVQFGRPLIMLPFVLDQVLNARILKEKQIGVEIEKAENDGSINRRSVAELVRLVVEDEAGSIYRAEVVKMSRVVADIGLQTQYFDKLEEFLRNNGPGPAHLSRNKIKLLVD from the exons ATGGCGTCCGAAAACACGAAAATGTTACACATTGTTATGTTTCCATGGTTGGCATTTGGTCACTTGCTCCCCTTTTTCCACCTCTCAAAATACTTGGCTTCAAAGGGACATCATATTTCCTTTCTTTCTGCTTCTCGTAACCTCCAGCGTCTCCCGAAAATCCCTCACAATCTTCTCCCCCAACTGACTCTCGTCCCTCTCCCGCTTCCCCTCGTGCCAGGCTTACCGCCAACGGCTGCAGCCACCACAGATACACCCTCCGGCAAGATCCCTCTCCTTCGAAAAGCTTACCGTGGTCTTCAAGAACACGTATTCAGGTTTTTAGAAGATTCTTCTCGGGTTGATTGGATTGTACATGACTTAAACCCATGGATTGGTTCGATTGCAGATAGATTTGGGATTAAAAAAGCCTTCTTTATCACCACCAATGCATGGACGATTTCAGTAGTTGCGTCACCACTTGACAGTCTCGATGAAGAAGGCTTTTTTAATAATCGTCCATGCATTGGTGGTGATGATATAGACGACAATCTCCTTTGTCGTCTCCGTCAGGCAAAAAAGAGTCTTGGAAACATCGATGAAGTTTCAGAGGAAACAGGAGCTTCAATCAAAAACACTGACGTAATCCTGATACGTGGATGCGTGGAGTTGGAAGCCGAGTCTTTGCAACTGCTTGAAACGCTTCAGAAGAAGCCTGTTGTCCCTACAGGTTTGATGCCGGTTTCCCATGATGACGACCATGACAGCGACACATGGCAGACAATAAAAGGATGGCTAGACAAGCACAGAGAAAGATCAGTACTGTACGTGGCCTTGGGAAGTGAG ACAATTTATGAAAAATATGTATCTCCTAATCTTATCAAGGTATCACCGAGGCAAGATCAAATCACTGAGTTAGCCTTCGGTCTAGAGCTATCCGGGTTGTCCTTCTTCTGGGCCTTAAGGAGAGCAGAAGGTAGCTCAGTGGAAATACCAGACGGGTTCCAGGAGCGTATCCAGGGACGCGGGTTGGTTTGGACTAAATGGGCTCCGCAAAGCAGGATACTGGCACATGATTCAGTAGGAGCGTTTTTGACGCACTGTGGTTGTAGTTCGGTAATTGAAGGGGTTCAGTTCGGAAGGCCGCTGATAATGCTACCATTTGTGTTAGACCAGGTGTTAAATGCCAGAATCCTGAAGGAGAAGCAGATTGGTGTTGAAATAGAGAAGGCTGAAAACGATGGGTCGATTAATAGACGGTCAGTAGCGGAGTTAGTGAGATTGGTAGTCGAGGATGAAGCCGGTAGTATATATAGAGCAGAGGTTGTGAAAATGAGTCGAGTAGTTGCTGATATAGGCTTACAAACCCAGTATTTTGACAAATTAGAGGAGTTTCTGAGGAACAATGGGCCTGGGCCTGCTCATTTGTCCAGGAACAAAATTAAGTTACTTGTCGATTGA